From a single bacterium genomic region:
- a CDS encoding CpaF family protein: MAVRIPGINIDEYYQQLGPIEPLIRDDRVTEIMVNGNDHVYVEMGGKVVLTNIKFVDEDQLLNVIQFIVRTVGRRIDERQPLCDARLADGSRVNAVIRPLALNGPLLTIRKFARDPFQVEDLIRFGSCNEAGFGFLKAAVLAKSNVVVSGGTGTGKTTFLNVLSGFIPVEDRIVTIEDAAELQLHQEHVCRLETRPKDINGEGEITIQRLVINSLRMRPERIVVGECRGGEALDMLQAMNTGHDGSMTTLHANSPRDALARLETLVLMAGVDLPVRAIRQQVAGAINLICQLNRLRDGSRKVTAITEIVGMEQDVITMQDIFVLEQKGATPDGKVVAEFRPTGLRPKILDRIFAQGIPLPKEITALFPPPPGYKPSAV; this comes from the coding sequence ATGGCAGTTCGGATCCCAGGCATCAACATCGATGAGTACTACCAGCAGCTGGGGCCGATCGAGCCCCTGATTCGCGACGACCGCGTGACCGAGATCATGGTCAACGGCAACGACCACGTCTACGTCGAGATGGGCGGCAAGGTGGTCCTCACCAACATCAAGTTCGTCGACGAGGACCAGCTCCTCAACGTGATCCAGTTCATCGTGCGCACCGTCGGCCGCCGCATCGACGAGCGCCAGCCTCTTTGTGACGCCCGCCTGGCCGACGGCTCCCGCGTCAACGCCGTCATCCGCCCGCTGGCTTTGAACGGTCCCCTGCTCACGATTCGCAAGTTCGCGCGCGATCCGTTCCAGGTCGAAGACCTCATCCGGTTCGGGAGTTGCAACGAGGCCGGGTTCGGCTTTTTGAAGGCGGCGGTCCTGGCGAAGTCCAACGTCGTCGTCTCAGGCGGCACCGGCACCGGCAAGACGACGTTCCTCAACGTGCTGTCCGGATTCATACCTGTCGAGGACCGCATCGTCACGATCGAGGATGCCGCCGAGCTCCAGCTCCACCAGGAGCACGTCTGCCGCCTGGAGACCAGGCCCAAGGATATCAACGGCGAGGGCGAGATCACCATTCAGCGGCTGGTCATCAATTCACTCCGCATGCGTCCGGAGCGAATCGTGGTCGGTGAGTGCCGTGGGGGTGAGGCGCTCGACATGCTGCAGGCCATGAACACGGGTCATGACGGCTCGATGACCACCCTGCACGCCAACAGCCCGCGCGACGCCCTGGCCCGCCTGGAGACCCTGGTGCTGATGGCCGGCGTCGATCTGCCGGTCAGGGCCATCCGCCAGCAGGTGGCTGGCGCCATCAACCTCATCTGCCAGCTCAACCGCCTGCGCGACGGCTCGCGCAAGGTGACCGCCATCACCGAGATCGTCGGCATGGAGCAGGACGTGATCACGATGCAGGACATCTTCGTCCTGGAGCAGAAGGGTGCGACACCGGACGGCAAGGTGGTCGCGGAGTTCAGGCCGACCGGTCTGCGGCCCAAGATCCTGGACCGCATATTCGCCCAGGGAATTCCTCTGCCCAAGGAGATCACGGCCCTCTTCCCACCGCCACCGGGCTACAAGCCGTCGGCCGTTTAG
- a CDS encoding DUF192 domain-containing protein codes for MAGRRAVHERTGKVLAEKLEMPRTFIGRGIGLMFRRTLEPGRGMWIAPCNGIHMMFMSFAIDAVFLDGRERVRKVYRNLPAWWGVVWLEWGAHSVLELPSGSTAGIDLQPGDRVVIA; via the coding sequence ATGGCGGGACGGCGTGCGGTGCATGAGCGGACCGGAAAGGTGCTCGCGGAGAAGCTGGAGATGCCGCGCACCTTCATCGGTCGCGGGATCGGCCTGATGTTCCGCCGCACCCTGGAGCCGGGCCGCGGCATGTGGATCGCGCCATGCAACGGCATCCACATGATGTTCATGAGCTTTGCCATCGATGCCGTCTTCCTGGATGGCAGAGAGCGCGTCAGGAAGGTCTACCGCAACCTGCCGGCCTGGTGGGGGGTGGTGTGGCTCGAGTGGGGCGCCCACAGCGTCCTGGAGCTACCGTCCGGGTCGACGGCGGGCATCGATCTCCAACCCGGCGACCGGGTCGTCATCGCCTGA
- a CDS encoding ComF family protein, whose amino-acid sequence MRWPFVDLLLPPRCGSCRSVGSWLCQRCRDRIRRLEEPLCRRCGAELESARKDCGCRGRLRSLARLRSAAAYEGPIELAVRRFKYEGWRRLAEPLALLMAERLVVEGLAATWAVAVPLHPGRLRQRGFNQAELLARELRRRLCLTEPPGELVRTRPTPPQVGHDRRWRLENVRDAFAWRGDDLDSRSLLLVDDVATTGATLEACAAALRSAGSGPVMGVSVARVVL is encoded by the coding sequence GTGCGCTGGCCGTTCGTGGACCTGCTGCTGCCGCCCCGCTGCGGCAGCTGCCGCTCCGTCGGCTCGTGGCTGTGTCAGCGCTGCCGCGACCGCATCCGGCGGCTGGAGGAGCCGCTGTGCCGGCGGTGCGGCGCGGAGCTGGAGTCGGCCCGCAAGGACTGCGGCTGTCGGGGCCGCCTCAGGTCCCTGGCGCGACTGCGTTCCGCGGCCGCCTATGAAGGGCCGATCGAGCTGGCCGTCCGGCGGTTCAAGTACGAGGGCTGGAGGCGCCTGGCCGAGCCCCTGGCGCTGCTCATGGCCGAGCGCCTGGTGGTCGAGGGCCTGGCGGCGACCTGGGCGGTCGCGGTGCCGCTGCACCCCGGACGGCTGCGCCAGAGGGGATTCAACCAGGCTGAGCTGCTGGCTCGCGAGCTGAGGCGCAGGCTGTGCCTGACGGAGCCTCCGGGAGAGTTGGTGCGCACGCGCCCCACGCCGCCCCAGGTGGGCCACGACCGGCGATGGCGACTCGAAAACGTCCGTGACGCGTTCGCCTGGCGGGGCGACGACCTGGACAGCCGCTCGCTCCTGCTGGTCGACGACGTCGCCACGACCGGCGCCACCCTGGAGGCCTGCGCGGCGGCTTTGAGAAGCGCCGGATCGGGACCGGTGATGGGCGTCTCGGTGGCGAGGGTCGTTCTTTAG
- the secA gene encoding preprotein translocase subunit SecA, which yields MLSLGKLLDPNEREVKRHLAVAAAVTALGTELEALDDAALRARSEELRRQAGEGHDLDELLIEAFALCREAGRRTIGLRHFDVQLVGGIVLHQGKIAEMKTGEGKTLVASLALYLNALPGKGVHLVTVNDYLARRDAGWMAPIYHLLGLTVGVNVGTAGTYVYDPEFLDETHGDARLRHLRPTTKREAYLADITYATNSELAFDYLRDNMAHDLSQCSQRHLNYAIVDEVDSILIDEARTPHIISGQSDESTEKYYEYARWAGRLVEEEDYEVDLKHKSASLTEAGIAKMERWTGIRNIYDLENVIEAHQINQALKAKVLFLRDRDYLVKDGEVIIVDEFTGRTMQGRRWSDGLHQAVEAKEGVKVQQEQKTIATITVQNYFRQYEKLAGMTGTALTEAEEFHKIYGLDVVVIPTHRPMVRDDHPDVIYKTEQSKFTAVIDEVAAMNKLSRPVLVGTVSVEKSERLSRMLEKRGVKHNVLNAKQHEREAAIVAEAGQPKAVTIATNMAGRGTDIVLGTGVKEVGGLHIIGTERHESRRIDNQLRGRSGRQGDPGSSRFFISLEDDLMKIFGPAADRIGRLMDSLEVEPIEHPWVARSIAGAQKKVEGMHFDARKHVVEYDDVMNQQRQIVYEERRKVLEGADTRGNILSYARDIIAKGVEQHCESRHAENWDLDGLVKYLNAYLPIAPDTQIPDEALGQGPEGLVEHLFAAASDTYDRKVEEVGADLMPLVERDVILRTIDWQWMEYLTQMEHFREGIGLRAYGQRDPLVEYKNEAFEMFNELRERIQASIVARIFRVQVQRNAPAPPPAPLVRQVLESGPGEPDGADGAGRNAAPAPRRAAPVGIGAAGAVPASAGGASTNKIGRNDPCWCGSGKKYKRCHGR from the coding sequence GTGCTCTCACTAGGCAAGCTACTCGACCCGAACGAGCGGGAGGTCAAGCGCCACCTGGCGGTGGCGGCCGCCGTCACCGCCCTCGGGACCGAGCTCGAAGCGCTCGATGACGCCGCCCTGCGCGCACGGTCTGAGGAGCTGCGCCGGCAAGCCGGGGAAGGCCATGACCTCGACGAGCTGCTGATCGAGGCCTTCGCCCTGTGTCGTGAGGCCGGCCGGCGGACGATCGGCCTGCGACACTTCGACGTCCAGCTGGTCGGAGGCATCGTCCTGCACCAGGGAAAGATCGCCGAGATGAAGACCGGCGAGGGCAAGACGCTCGTCGCCAGCCTGGCGCTCTATCTCAACGCACTTCCGGGCAAGGGCGTCCACCTGGTCACGGTCAACGACTACCTGGCGCGCCGTGACGCCGGCTGGATGGCGCCGATCTATCACCTGTTGGGCCTGACCGTGGGGGTCAACGTCGGCACCGCCGGGACCTACGTCTACGACCCCGAGTTCCTCGACGAGACGCACGGCGACGCGAGGCTCCGGCATCTCCGCCCCACGACCAAGCGCGAGGCCTACCTGGCGGACATCACGTACGCCACCAACTCGGAGCTGGCGTTCGACTACCTGCGCGACAACATGGCCCACGACCTCTCGCAGTGCAGTCAGCGCCACCTGAATTACGCGATCGTCGACGAGGTCGACTCCATCCTCATCGACGAGGCGCGCACGCCGCACATCATCTCCGGCCAGTCGGACGAGTCCACCGAGAAGTACTACGAGTACGCCCGATGGGCGGGTCGCCTGGTCGAAGAAGAGGACTACGAGGTCGATCTGAAGCACAAGTCGGCATCGCTGACCGAGGCGGGCATCGCCAAGATGGAGCGCTGGACCGGCATCCGCAACATCTACGACCTCGAGAACGTCATCGAGGCCCACCAGATCAACCAGGCGCTCAAGGCGAAGGTTCTGTTCCTCAGGGATCGCGACTACCTGGTCAAGGACGGCGAGGTGATCATCGTTGACGAGTTCACGGGACGCACCATGCAGGGACGGCGCTGGTCGGATGGCCTTCACCAGGCGGTCGAAGCCAAGGAAGGCGTGAAGGTCCAGCAGGAGCAGAAGACCATCGCCACCATCACCGTCCAGAACTACTTCCGGCAGTACGAGAAGCTGGCCGGCATGACCGGTACCGCGCTGACCGAGGCGGAGGAGTTTCACAAGATCTACGGGCTGGACGTCGTCGTCATCCCCACGCACCGGCCGATGGTCCGCGACGACCACCCGGACGTCATCTACAAGACGGAGCAGTCCAAATTCACCGCGGTCATCGACGAGGTCGCCGCCATGAACAAGCTCAGCCGGCCGGTGCTGGTCGGCACCGTGTCGGTGGAAAAGTCCGAACGGCTCTCACGCATGCTCGAGAAGCGGGGCGTGAAGCACAACGTGCTGAACGCCAAGCAGCACGAGCGCGAGGCCGCGATCGTGGCCGAGGCCGGACAGCCGAAGGCGGTCACCATCGCCACCAACATGGCCGGCCGCGGCACCGACATCGTCCTCGGCACGGGTGTCAAGGAGGTCGGCGGCCTCCACATCATCGGCACCGAGCGGCACGAGAGCCGGCGCATCGACAACCAGCTGCGAGGTCGCTCGGGCCGCCAGGGCGATCCTGGTTCCAGCCGCTTTTTCATCTCGCTCGAAGACGACCTGATGAAGATCTTCGGGCCCGCTGCCGACCGTATCGGCAGGCTCATGGACAGCCTCGAGGTCGAACCGATCGAGCATCCGTGGGTGGCGCGGTCCATCGCCGGCGCCCAGAAGAAGGTCGAGGGCATGCACTTCGACGCCCGCAAGCATGTGGTCGAGTACGACGACGTGATGAACCAGCAGCGCCAGATCGTCTACGAGGAGCGCCGAAAGGTGCTGGAGGGCGCCGACACCCGCGGCAATATCCTTAGCTACGCGCGGGACATCATCGCCAAGGGTGTCGAGCAGCACTGCGAGAGCCGCCATGCCGAGAACTGGGACCTCGACGGGCTCGTGAAGTATCTGAACGCATACCTGCCGATCGCCCCCGACACGCAGATTCCGGATGAGGCGCTGGGCCAGGGGCCTGAGGGCCTCGTCGAGCACCTGTTCGCGGCTGCGTCCGACACCTATGACCGTAAGGTCGAGGAGGTGGGCGCGGACCTGATGCCGCTGGTCGAGCGCGACGTGATCCTGCGCACCATCGACTGGCAGTGGATGGAGTACCTCACGCAGATGGAGCATTTCCGCGAAGGCATCGGCCTGCGCGCCTACGGGCAGCGTGACCCGCTCGTCGAGTACAAGAACGAAGCCTTCGAGATGTTCAACGAGCTGCGCGAGCGCATTCAGGCCTCGATCGTGGCGCGCATCTTCAGGGTGCAGGTGCAGCGCAACGCCCCGGCACCCCCGCCGGCGCCGTTGGTGCGCCAGGTCCTGGAGAGCGGTCCGGGCGAGCCGGACGGGGCCGACGGCGCCGGGCGCAACGCGGCGCCGGCGCCGCGCCGGGCAGCGCCCGTGGGCATCGGGGCGGCCGGGGCGGTTCCGGCAAGCGCCGGTGGCGCATCAACCAATAAGATCGGGCGCAACGATCCGTGCTGGTGCGGGTCAGGCAAGAAGTACAAGAGGTGTCATGGACGCTGA
- a CDS encoding alpha/beta fold hydrolase, producing the protein MDFDSDGVRLHYEVHGPENGRPIVLVHGFASDYRLNWVGTRWQETLTSDGFRVIGLDCRGHGGSDKPHDPAAYAVRVMAGDVLRLLDHLDVPVADLLGYSMGARIGLQAVLDFPERVRRAVLGGLGSAGAIDSAEQIATAFLRGEPTDDPIAQTFYRFASARPANDLLALAACITGLHPDNDPARLSAIRSPILIVAGDHDDIARNAPELVELIPTSRLVTIAGRDHMSAVVAKDFKQAALEFLAAD; encoded by the coding sequence ATGGACTTCGACAGCGACGGCGTCCGTCTCCACTACGAGGTGCACGGACCGGAGAACGGCAGGCCGATCGTCCTCGTGCACGGCTTCGCCTCGGACTACCGCCTGAACTGGGTCGGCACGCGATGGCAGGAGACCCTCACGAGCGACGGCTTTCGCGTCATCGGGCTCGACTGCCGCGGGCACGGCGGCAGCGACAAGCCGCACGATCCCGCGGCTTATGCGGTGCGCGTGATGGCGGGCGACGTCCTCCGGCTGCTGGACCATCTCGACGTTCCGGTGGCCGATTTGCTCGGGTACTCGATGGGCGCGCGCATCGGCCTCCAGGCGGTGCTCGATTTCCCGGAACGCGTCAGGCGAGCCGTCCTGGGCGGTCTCGGGTCGGCCGGCGCCATCGACAGCGCGGAGCAGATCGCGACGGCGTTCCTGCGTGGCGAACCGACAGACGACCCCATCGCCCAGACCTTCTACCGGTTCGCCTCCGCCCGGCCGGCCAACGACCTGCTGGCGCTGGCGGCCTGCATCACCGGCCTGCACCCGGACAACGACCCGGCACGGCTGTCCGCCATCCGCTCGCCGATCCTGATCGTGGCCGGCGACCACGACGACATCGCCCGGAACGCGCCCGAGCTGGTGGAGCTCATCCCCACCTCGCGCCTGGTCACGATCGCCGGACGAGACCACATGAGCGCGGTCGTGGCGAAGGACTTCAAGCAAGCGGCGTTGGAGTTCCTCGCCGCCGATTAG
- a CDS encoding DUF421 domain-containing protein: protein MLPSLLPAIPWWELGARAILIYAALLIALRLFGKREVGQFTLYDLVFILLVANALQPAMTGPDASVLGGVILIIVLVATNAFIGRLDRSPRFHRLFSSQPAVIVKDGRYLPEVMQREGVLQEECEMAMREHGVVDLKEVQLAVLEPDGTISIVPSGTAVQRTKHRVRYHHRAG, encoded by the coding sequence ATCCTCCCGTCGCTGCTACCGGCGATCCCGTGGTGGGAGCTGGGCGCCCGTGCGATCCTCATCTATGCCGCCCTCCTGATCGCGCTGCGCCTGTTCGGCAAGCGCGAGGTGGGGCAGTTCACGCTCTACGACCTGGTCTTCATCCTGCTGGTGGCCAACGCCCTCCAGCCGGCGATGACCGGGCCGGACGCCTCGGTCCTGGGAGGCGTCATCCTGATCATCGTCCTGGTCGCCACCAACGCCTTCATCGGGCGCCTCGACCGGTCGCCGCGCTTCCACCGGTTGTTCAGCTCACAACCGGCCGTGATCGTCAAGGACGGCCGTTACCTCCCTGAGGTCATGCAGCGTGAAGGGGTGCTGCAGGAGGAGTGCGAGATGGCGATGCGCGAGCACGGAGTGGTGGATCTCAAGGAGGTCCAGCTGGCCGTGCTCGAGCCGGACGGGACCATCTCGATCGTGCCCAGCGGAACGGCGGTCCAGAGGACCAAGCACCGGGTCCGCTACCACCATCGGGCCGGCTAA
- the raiA gene encoding ribosome-associated translation inhibitor RaiA: MRHRTARWSRSSGRPVCGPRSWTAYSPREFLCPRRSRPSSHRHRATSRRPFRRGSGGGFESYTQAVKVVLHDRTNGLGQEVRENAERKLTRLARHFGKVAEAELDFAEERKRSGLATIVCRINVHLDGRRSPVLSAHESGADALSALDLALDKIDRQVVKHKEKVTHRKQPASPVRMTAPEDNRDERSTEPERIRLKVRPMSLAEAVAELESDGQAFHVFLDEDSGTIQIAVRRADGSVAVIEPVIP, translated from the coding sequence GTGCGACACCGGACGGCAAGGTGGTCGCGGAGTTCAGGCCGACCGGTCTGCGGCCCAAGATCCTGGACCGCATATTCGCCCAGGGAATTCCTCTGCCCAAGGAGATCACGGCCCTCTTCCCACCGCCACCGGGCTACAAGCCGTCGGCCGTTTAGACGGGGCTCCGGTGGGGGATTTGAGTCATATACTCAGGCCGTGAAGGTCGTCCTGCACGACCGTACCAACGGTCTCGGGCAGGAGGTGCGCGAGAACGCGGAGCGCAAGCTGACCCGCCTTGCCCGCCACTTCGGCAAGGTGGCCGAGGCCGAGTTGGATTTCGCCGAGGAGCGCAAGCGCAGCGGTCTGGCCACGATCGTGTGCCGGATCAACGTCCATCTCGACGGCCGCCGGTCGCCGGTGCTGTCGGCGCACGAAAGCGGCGCTGACGCGCTGTCCGCGCTCGACCTCGCCCTGGACAAGATCGATCGCCAAGTGGTCAAGCACAAGGAGAAGGTCACCCACCGCAAGCAGCCGGCGTCGCCGGTGCGCATGACCGCCCCCGAGGACAACCGCGACGAACGGAGCACGGAACCGGAGCGGATCCGCCTGAAGGTGCGCCCGATGTCGCTCGCCGAGGCCGTGGCGGAGCTCGAGTCCGACGGCCAGGCTTTCCATGTCTTCCTCGACGAGGACTCCGGCACCATCCAGATCGCGGTCCGCCGCGCCGACGGCTCCGTGGCCGTCATCGAGCCCGTCATCCCCTAG